In Prunus dulcis chromosome 2, ALMONDv2, whole genome shotgun sequence, a single genomic region encodes these proteins:
- the LOC117619218 gene encoding protein ZINC INDUCED FACILITATOR 1-like encodes MAEESREALLKKVYYENCPGCKVEQRKELQRGLPIKMIVAVWLVVLSAALPISSLFPFLYFMIRDLHIAKREEDIGYYAGYVGASFMIGRVLTSIFWGVVADRYGRKPVIIIGIAAVVIFNTLFGLSVNFWMAISTRFLLGCLNGLLGPIKAYASEAFREEHQALGMSTVSVAWGIGLIIGPALGGFLAQPADKYPNIFSQNSIFGRFPYFLPCLCISVFAFGVCIASFWLPETLHKHNGNTRLQDDSFEALETASYGSFANEGKQKTEEQIPKENLFKNWPLMSAIIVYCVYSLHDMAYTEIFSLWAVSPRKLGGLSLSTENVGEVLAISGFGLFVFQITLYPFVERILGPVMIARIGGIITIPLLSSYPFIAMLSGFSLYLMLNIASVLKNVLSITIVTGMFILQNKAVDQRQRGAANGISMTAMSLFKAIGPAAGGALFSWAQTRLDAAILPGSQMIFFILNVVEAIAVLMTFKPFLTLRHE; translated from the exons ATGGCTGAGGAGAGCAGAGAGGCGCTGCTGAAGAAGGTTTACTATGAGAATTGCCCTGGCTGTAAGGTTGAACAGCGTAAAGAGTTGCAAAGAGGGTTGCCCATTAAAATGATTGTCGCTGTATGGCTTGTTGTTCTTTCAGCTG CGCTGCCGATATCGTCTCTCTTTCCATTTCTTTACTTTATG ATCAGGGATTTGCATATTGCTAAAAGAGAGGAAGACATTGGCTACTATGCGGGTTATGTAG GGGCTTCATTTATGATTGGCAGAGTTTTGACATCAATTTTTTGGGGAGTGGTGGCTGATCGCTACGGTCGTAAACCTGTCATAATAATAGGGATTGCTGCAGT GGTTATTTTCAACACTCTATTTGGACTCAGTGTAAATTTTTGGATGGCCATTTCTACACGCTTTCTTCTTGGATGTTTGAATGGTTTACTTGGACCAATAAAG GCATACGCAAGTGAAGCCTTTCGAGAAGAACACCAAGCTTTAGGCATGTCAACA GTTAGTGTGGCCTGGGGTATCGGATTGATCATTGGCCCAGCTTTGGGAGGCTTCTTGGCCCAG CCAGCAGACAAGTATCCAAATATATTTTCCCAAAACTCCATATTTGGGAG GTTTCCGTACTTCTTGCCTTGCCTATGTATATCGGTTTTTGCATTTGGAGTATGCATTGCTTCTTTCTGGCTTCCG GAAACTTTACACAAGCACAATGGAAATACTAGATTGCAAGATGATTCTTTTGAAGCTCTAGAAACTGCATCCTATGGGTCTTTTGCAAatgaaggaaaacaaaaaactgaagaacagataccaaaagaaaacctcTTCAAGAATTGGCCCTTAATGTCAGCAATCATTGTTTATTGTGTATACTCACTTCATGACATGGCTTATACAGAG ATATTTTCATTATGGGCTGTGAGTCCTCGAAAGCTTGGGGGTTTGAGCTTGTCAACTGAGAATGTTGGTGAAGTTCTTGCAATTTCAG GTTTTGGTCTTTTTGTGTTCCAAATCACCCTATACCCGTTTGTGGAAAGGATTCTTGGTCCTGTAATGATTGCTCGCATTGGAGGG ATTATCACAATACCTCTGCTGTCAAGTTACCCGTTTATAGCAATGTTATCTGGGTTCTCCCTCTACCTGATGTTAAATATTGCATCTGTGCTGAAGAATGTCTTATCT ATCACAATTGTAACTGGAATGTTCATTCTCCAAAACAAAGCTGTG GACCAAAGACAAAGAGGCGCCGCGAATGGAATTTCTATGACGGCAATGTCTCTGTTCAAGGCAATTGGTCCAGCTGCTGGTGGTGCACT GTTTTCTTGGGCGCAAACACGTCTGGATGCTGCCATCCTACCTG GTAGCCAGATGattttcttcatcttgaaTGTGGTAGAGGCAATCGCTGTTCTGATGACATTCAAGCCGTTTCTCACTCTACGTCATGAATAG